From the Corallococcus caeni genome, one window contains:
- a CDS encoding iron-containing redox enzyme family protein, producing MASMREQLEALTVGMARQVAGWLPAVTPERYVAFLDMMYHYTLRSGDRLRLAAERATLPELKAFFAELAAEEQSHYQLAKADLAAFGRTPSDATPREVSAFHAFWEGIPAERQLSFLGALYVLEGVARHLGGDTRQGLGRLGLDRTRARFLLVHLDVDVEHGARAQALCESLGAHGPEPLLDGARQAADFWVAIHRRALAEA from the coding sequence ATGGCGTCGATGCGGGAGCAGCTGGAGGCGCTCACCGTGGGCATGGCCCGGCAGGTCGCGGGTTGGCTGCCGGCCGTGACGCCCGAGCGGTACGTGGCCTTCCTGGACATGATGTACCACTACACGCTGCGCAGTGGAGACCGGCTGCGGCTCGCGGCCGAGCGCGCCACGCTCCCCGAGCTGAAGGCCTTCTTCGCGGAGCTCGCGGCGGAGGAGCAGTCCCACTACCAGCTCGCGAAGGCGGACCTCGCGGCCTTCGGGCGCACGCCGTCGGACGCCACGCCCCGCGAGGTCTCCGCGTTCCACGCCTTCTGGGAAGGCATCCCGGCGGAGCGCCAGCTCTCGTTCCTCGGCGCGCTGTACGTGCTGGAGGGCGTGGCGAGACACCTCGGAGGCGACACACGCCAGGGGTTGGGGCGGCTCGGCCTGGACAGGACGCGGGCGCGCTTCCTGCTCGTGCACCTGGATGTGGACGTGGAGCACGGCGCGCGGGCCCAGGCGCTCTGCGAGTCGCTCGGTGCGCACGGCCCCGAGCCCCTGCTGGACGGCGCGCGCCAGGCGGCGGACTTCTGGGTGGCCATCCATCGCCGGGCGCTCGCGGAGGCATAG